From the Pediococcus acidilactici genome, the window CCTGTTGCTCTGCACTCATATTTTTATGGATGACCCCTAGTCCACCTTGGCGAGCCATGGCAATTCCCATCGCTGATTCGGTGACCGTATCCATCCCCGCACTAATAATTGGAATATTAAGCTTTAAATTATCTGCTAACTGCGTCGTAATGTCCGCCTCGTTGGGCAACACGTGGCTTTCGCCAGGAATTAATAAAACATCGTCAAACGTTAATCCTTGTTTCGTAAACTTATTATTCCAATTACTCATCAATACTCTCCTTTATTTATCTAAAACTATAGTAGACCGCCAACAATGTGAAACTTTCGTCTAAGATACCACCGACCGGCAAAGGCTGCAACCGCTAATATGATGTAGCCAGCCAACGGTAGCATCGGATTAATTGCTGGTGGCAATGCTCCAAAGGCCGTGTAGAAGATAATCCACAAAATTACCGCCAATACGGTAATCCCAGCTTGTTTCCACAAGGAAGGTCGTTTTTTACGGTTAACAAATAACCGGTAAATGTAGGCAATCCCCAATCCACCAACTGCTGAAGTCAAGATAATTGCCAAAATTCCGGCCGGTCCAGGAGCTGCCTGAACCGATTTTGGTTGAATTAACATCATTAACGCGTACATTGCCGCAAAAAGGGCCATGAAAATAAGGCCATTATCAGCGGCGCGAAGCCAGATGTTATTGCTTTGGGCTTCCATCTTAGCCTTCTTAGGGCCTTCCACAATTGCTTTAAAACGGTCGGTTGGGGTTCCAAACAACTGTTTTGCGGTCGTTCCCGTTTTTTGTCCCTCCAACAATTGGGTTTCCGTGTCGATTAACGCAGCTTGGCGTTGTTCGTCACTTAACTTGCTTGCCTGTAATTCCTTACGCAAGCGGTGCATGAAATCGGCGTTACGCTTAGTTAATTCCGTTGATTGCTTATGTTCAGGACGCGAATGCCGTTGTTGCGCACCCGCGTTACGTGGTTCTTCACTCATTTTTTATTGCTCCTCATCCAGTAATTTTATACGTTGAAGCGGAATTCGATAATGTCACCATCTTGGACATGGTAATCCTTACCTTCTAGACGCAAGCGTCCCGCTTCTCGAACCGCTTGCATGCTGCCATACTTATCCAAGTCGTCAAACGAAACGGTTTCCGCACGGATAAAGCCGCGTTCAAAGTCCGAATGAATAATTCCCGCCGTTTGCGGTGCCGTCATGCCCTTCTTGAACGTCCAGGCGCGAGTTTCCTTACCACCCGCCGTGAAGAAAGTTTGCAAGCCTAGTAGGTTGTAAGAAGCTTGGATCAAGCGGTTTAATCCAGGTTCTTCAATTCCTTCTGCTTCAAGGAATTCAGCTTTTTCGTCATCTTCAAGTTCCGCAATTTCTTGTTCGGTTTCGGCAGAAATCCCTAAAACTTGGGCGTCTGGATCCACTTCGGCAACGTAATCTTTGATTTCCTTAAAGTACTTGGAGCTTTCTGGATCAGCCATGTCATCTTCGGCAATGTTAGCTACGTAAAGCACTGGCTTTGTAGTTAACAAGAATAAGCCCTTCACAATTGGCATTTCAGCTTCGTCAAATTCCACTGCCCGAGCTGGTTTGCCGGCTTCAAGAACCGGGTGCAATTTTTCCAGCACTGCCAATTCAGCCAAAGCGTCCTTGTCACGACCCTTAGCTGCCCGTTGTACCTTAGCTAGTCGCTTTTCAACGCTTTCTAAATCTGCCAAGCTTAATTCCATATTAATGGTTTCAATATCTTCGATAGGGTCGACTTTACCAGACACCGTGGTGATGTTGTCATCATCAAAAGCGCGCACTACGTGAACAATCGCGTCCACTTGTCGAATGTTTTCTAGGAACTTATTTCCGAGCCCCTCACCCTTACTTGCTCCCTTAACAATCCCCGCAATATCGGTAAATTCAAAGGTCGTGTGCACAATTTTCTTTGCCGGAATAATTTCTTGGATCCGCGCTAACCGTGCATCGGGAACCTCTACCATTCCCACGTTAGGATCAATCGTCGCAAACGGATAGTTCGCCATTTCGGCGCCCGCCTTTGTAATTGCGTTAAATAAGGTTGACTTACCAACGTTAGGCAAGCCCACAATACCAGCTGTTAATGACATGTTAATTACACTTTCCTTTCAAAATTGCGTGTTCTTGTTTCTATGGTATCAAAAAAATGGTCTAGATAATAGGTGGTGACTGGATTAAAAACGGCAATCCAGAAAATGTTTTTCCTTTACTTTGCAGATGTATTTGCCTCGTAAAAATGAAAAGACGGCGTCCTGTTACCCGCTTTTTTAACCCAAAATAAAAAATGCTCATCCTTTCCCTGAAAATTAAACCACCACTACGTATTCAGTGCTCCAAGCTTTTTCAATTTATTTTATAAAAAAGAACACATCCCCCTTTTTACTTTCCAAAACTTAACGAAAAGCAACTGACAATGTGTTCTCTATATTCACTACGCAAAATGATGTTTGCTGTCCCAAATTTTGATCAGCACCGTTTAAAGCTCGTCTTCATTGGGTCTTTCAGCAACCACCTTTTTCAGTTTTTGTTCAAATTCCCGCCGTTTAAGCATCACAATGTGCCGACAACCTAAACACTTCATTTTTATATCCATCCCTAAACGGATAATTTCCCACCGGTTAGTTCCGCAAGCATGGTTCTTCTTCATTTGAACAACGTTATGCAAATCGTATTCCATGGTATCTTCCTCCCTAATCTAGTGAAATATGTAGCAGTTCTAAAATGCGGTTTAAATCGCTCATCGATTCGTAATTAATTTCAATTTTACCCTTCTGTTTTGACCGGGCCACCACTAGGGCTTTAGTGCCTAGCCGCTCTGCTAGTTGGTTTTCAACTTCCCTAATGAACGGGGATTTATGTTGTTGCACCACTTTTGCGGTTGCCTTGGGTGTTTTTGTCGCGTTAATCTGGTTGACGATTTTTTCCAGTTGCCGCACCGTTAATCCTTCTTGGACCGTCCGCTGGGCAAGCTTTTCTATCTGGCGTTCTTGTTTAACCCCTAATAACGTTCGAGCTTGCCCCATGGAAATTTCGCCAGCTTGTAAAAGCTCTTTGACCGCGGTCGGTAACCCGAGCAGTCGCAAATAATTAGCGATGTATGGTCGACTTTTTCCTAGCCGCTCGGAAACTTGCGCTTGGGTCAGCCCCAGCTCCTTAATCATTGCTTGATAGGCTTCCGCTTCTTCTAACGGGCTTAGGTCCTCACGCTGCAAGTTTTCAACGATCGCGGCTTCTCGAGTAGTCTCGTCCGAAAAATCCCGGATAATTGCCGGAACCTCCGTTAACCCGGCAATAATACTAGCCCGGTACCGTCGTTCGCCGGCAATAATTTCATACCGTTCCACGGCCGAAATTGGTTGGCGCAAAACTAACGGCTGGAAAATTCCCGATTCCTTAATCGAATTCGCCAGTTCCACCAACTTTTTCCTGTCGAAAATTCGCCGTGGCTGAAACGGATTCGGCCGAATTTTATCTACTGCAATCATTTGGTAACTAGCATTTTCTGGAACGTTCAGCTGTGCTTCTAATTGTTTCTCATTCATGATAACCTTCTATTTCTCGCCAATTGGATCTTTACTTGGAGTTCCCGGTTTCCGCGGATACTTATTCGGGGTCTCCTTTTTCTTTTCAATTACCACTAAATGCCGTTCATCACCGGTTATTGGCAACGTAAATTGTTGATCTTCTAATAATTTACCACCTAAAACTGCGATTGCTTGGCGACCATTTGCCAACTCTTGTTCGGTATGGGCCGCTTTCAGCGCAATAAAATGACCACCCTGCTTAACCAGTGGCAAACACAACTCACTTAACACGCTCAAGCGCGCCACTGCCCGGGCGGTAACTAGTGCAAAACTCGCACGGTATGGCGATTTTTTAGCACCGAAAGTTTCGGCCCGGTCGTGAACTAACTCCACATCACTTAAGCCTAACTCGTCTACCAACCCCTGTAAAAACTTGATGCGTTTGTTCAAGGAATCCACGATGGTAACCTTCAAACTCGGCAACAATATTTTCATTGGCAACGACGGAAATCCCGCTCCGGCACCAACGTCGCATAGTGCGGTACCGGAAGTGAAAAACTGGGGAGCTTCTAACAAGGGGGTTACCGAGTCATAAAAATGCTTAAGGTAAACTTCCTTTTCATCCGTAATTGCGGTTAGATTAACGTGTTCGTTTGTCTCCACCAATCGTTTATAATAAGTATCAAATTGCCCCATCTGGTGGTCGCTAATTTGCCACCCCCGTTTGGCAAGTGCTTGACGAAATTCTTCTGGATTCATCTTTTTTCTCCTTGTGAAACATTAATTGTTTCATATTCCTAACTCCACTTTAACCAATTCCCGCACTTTTGGCAATAAGCCAATTTATATATGGAAGGAAGGATTATATGCAACCAACCATCCGTCCGGTAAGCGCGTTTACCCCGCAGCACTACGATCTATTGCTTTTGGCCGACCCCTCTTTCAAAAGCATCGCCAGTTACTTATCTAGCAGTACTGCTTTTGAAATGGTGTCTACAAACCGGCCCATCGGAATCATTGTCGTCCATTCTCTTGCTAACCAAGTTGCTGAAATTATGAACCTAGCCGTTTCCCCGGCGTTTCAAGGACGACATTATGGTAGTCAGTTGCTCGAGTTTGCCATCGACCACGCTTCTAAAGCGGGCTACCACAAACTTCAAATCAAGACTGGGTCAACTAGTTTTGCGCAACTATATCTCTACCAAAAATGGGGCTTTCGCTGCACAAAGGTTTTACGCGACCATTTTGTTGACCCCGCTTATTACCCCGAACCGATTTATGAAAACCACCTGCACCTGCGTGATGCAATTGTTTTAGAACGTCCCCTGCCAAGACGCTAAAAATCATTTTCCATAAAAAACCCCAACTAGAGTTTTCACTCGTAGCTGGGGTTTTATTTTGGCAGTTCATAAACTGTAATTCCTAGGTGGCATAATTAAAAGCTTAGGCGCGCATTTTTTTGACTTCCGCAATAAACCACTCGTTAAAGGCAGCGGCATCAATGTCTACACACACCTCTGCGTTAGTCTTACCGTCGTGATATGCGCCACGAATATCGGCAACCGTTTCCCCGATTGCTGGTCCTTCGGTAACCACGTCAACCCAGTAGGCTTCGGTTTGGTACATCTCCGGATTCAAGGTGTACGCTAACGTGTTTACGTCATGCATCGGGATCCCACCTTCGTTGCCTTCATAATAGTGGGTGAAAATTGCCCCCAGCATTTCACCTGGCTTACCCAAGGTCTTAATTGTGGCGATGGTTTCTGGCGTAAGCAATGCCTTCATGGTAACGTCTAAACCGACCATCACTACCGGAATTCCACTTTGGTAGACAATTTCAGCCGCGTGTGGATCCGTAAAGACGTTAAATTCAGCCGCGCTGGTCATGTTTCCCATTCCAATTGCGCCACCCATTGCGACGATTTTCTTGATTTTTCCCTTAACATCGGGATGTTCCTTCAATAACAAGGCAATGTTCGTGTAAGAACCCGTAGGAACCAAAGTGATTGGTTCATCGTTAGCCATGATGGTTTGGTAAAGAACCTCTACGGCGTTATTGGCTGGCACTTCTGCAGGTTCCTCACCAAAATCGTATCCTGGCATTCCGGATTCACCGTGCACCCGGGCAGCGTCCTCAAACGGCTTTAAAAGCGGTTGTTCAGCACCGCTAGCTACCGGTACGCCTGCATTAAAGAACTTAACTAGTTTCAAAGCATTTTTAGTAGTTTTATCAACCGTCACGTTTCCCGCAACCGTTGTGATTAATTCTAATTCAATTTCGGGATTGTTGATGGCAACCGAAATTGCGGCTGCGTCATCAATTCCTGGATCAGTATCCATAATAATTTTTGTTGTCATTTAATTACCTCCAAAGGTTTTATGAAAGCGTCCTCATTACCATTCTAAAAAAAGATGAACTCCGAGTCCATCTTTTTTCGCTTTTTTAATTTTGAACTAGTTTACCAAACGAATACGCCAATGAATCCGGCAGATAGTAAGGAAACTAAAATTCCAGAAAGCAACATGTAACCAACGTTTTTAGAAATCACATCGTTCTTTTCCCGGTCAACTAAGCCCTTGAACGCTCCGATAATCATTCCGGTAGTTGAGAAGTTTGCAAACGATGTTAAGAAAACGGTGAGGGTTGCTAAGAAGTGTGGTGTGAAGTGTTTCAAAATTGGTGAAACCTTACCCATAACCACGAATTCGTTAGTAACTAACTTAGTACCCATGTATTGAGCCATTTGGAAAGCGTGACTCGGATCGAAACCAAGTAGCCAAGCAAATGGGAACATAATTACCCCGAGAATGTTTTCTAGTGAAAGTGCTGGGTTAATCTTGCCTAATAAAGCATCAATCAACGCTGCCAAAGCAACGAAGGCAATTACGTTAGCCGTAATGATTAAGATCAAACGACCCGCGCCTAAGATCGAATCGCCCAAGAACGAGAAGAATGGTTCCCGTGCAGGCTTCTTAGTAACGGTTTCTTCAGCAACTTCTTCTGAACCTGATTCGATGGTTTCAGTTGTTGCTCCAGTGTCGGCACTGCTACCGATCTTAGCAATGGTATCTTCTTCTTCCGTTACTGAAACTGGATTGAGCACCGTGGTGACGATAATTGCGTTGATAATGTTAATTGGCACTGCGGCAATTATGTATTGACCAGGCATCATTAATAAGTACGAACCTAAAATTGAAGCTGTAACACAGCTCATGGACATCATCGCGATCGTAACTAACCGCGCTGACTTCATTTGCCGCAATTGTAAACCAGAAACCGCTAAAGCTTCCGTATTACCTAAGAACATCATTTCTACGGCAAAGAATGATTCAAACTTCGGTTGGCGAGTAATGAAGGACAACCCTTTACCAACCCACTTAATAATCCAAGGGAGAACGCCGATGTAGGTCAAAATATCAAATAATGGCACAATCATCAAGATTGGTAGCAACGCACTCGTTACAAAGTTCATTTGCTTTACGTCGACCCAATCAGCAAGTGCAAAGGAAATTCCTTTATACGAAATATCAACTAAACCTTTAAATCCATCCGCAGCAGCCTTAACTGCGTTAATCCCAACGGTAGAGTTAACTAAGAACCAAGCTAACACAATGTTAATTACCACCATGATACCGACTGATTTCCAATCAATATGCTTGCGGTCTTTAGAAAATAGGACGGCAACGCCCAAAAATACGATTATTCCAATCACATTTACTGCTAAATACATACCGAATATCTCCCTCTTACAATCCAATTTATTAACAGATGTTGTAATAATCATAACGGCAAATATTTAGTATGTAAATAAAAAATCTAAAGATTTTGAAAAGATTTTCAAAATCCAATCAATTGCTATTGTGGTCCGTTCCAATTTGTGGTAAATCGTTTTACCTAACGCTGCCAGAAGCCATTAACCGCTTTCTTTAAGTCAAAAATCGAACTGATTTGGCGATATTTGCTCCAATGTTTCGGAAATAGCTTTAGGTACCGGTAACCGGCAAAACGTTGATCCATGAGCACCACGTTTCCCCGATCACGCTTCGTACGGATTAGCCGCCCCGCCGC encodes:
- a CDS encoding DUF1129 domain-containing protein; protein product: MSEEPRNAGAQQRHSRPEHKQSTELTKRNADFMHRLRKELQASKLSDEQRQAALIDTETQLLEGQKTGTTAKQLFGTPTDRFKAIVEGPKKAKMEAQSNNIWLRAADNGLIFMALFAAMYALMMLIQPKSVQAAPGPAGILAIILTSAVGGLGIAYIYRLFVNRKKRPSLWKQAGITVLAVILWIIFYTAFGALPPAINPMLPLAGYIILAVAAFAGRWYLRRKFHIVGGLL
- the ychF gene encoding redox-regulated ATPase YchF gives rise to the protein MSLTAGIVGLPNVGKSTLFNAITKAGAEMANYPFATIDPNVGMVEVPDARLARIQEIIPAKKIVHTTFEFTDIAGIVKGASKGEGLGNKFLENIRQVDAIVHVVRAFDDDNITTVSGKVDPIEDIETINMELSLADLESVEKRLAKVQRAAKGRDKDALAELAVLEKLHPVLEAGKPARAVEFDEAEMPIVKGLFLLTTKPVLYVANIAEDDMADPESSKYFKEIKDYVAEVDPDAQVLGISAETEQEIAELEDDEKAEFLEAEGIEEPGLNRLIQASYNLLGLQTFFTAGGKETRAWTFKKGMTAPQTAGIIHSDFERGFIRAETVSFDDLDKYGSMQAVREAGRLRLEGKDYHVQDGDIIEFRFNV
- a CDS encoding DUF951 domain-containing protein is translated as MEYDLHNVVQMKKNHACGTNRWEIIRLGMDIKMKCLGCRHIVMLKRREFEQKLKKVVAERPNEDEL
- a CDS encoding ParB/RepB/Spo0J family partition protein; protein product: MNEKQLEAQLNVPENASYQMIAVDKIRPNPFQPRRIFDRKKLVELANSIKESGIFQPLVLRQPISAVERYEIIAGERRYRASIIAGLTEVPAIIRDFSDETTREAAIVENLQREDLSPLEEAEAYQAMIKELGLTQAQVSERLGKSRPYIANYLRLLGLPTAVKELLQAGEISMGQARTLLGVKQERQIEKLAQRTVQEGLTVRQLEKIVNQINATKTPKATAKVVQQHKSPFIREVENQLAERLGTKALVVARSKQKGKIEINYESMSDLNRILELLHISLD
- the rsmG gene encoding 16S rRNA (guanine(527)-N(7))-methyltransferase RsmG codes for the protein MNPEEFRQALAKRGWQISDHQMGQFDTYYKRLVETNEHVNLTAITDEKEVYLKHFYDSVTPLLEAPQFFTSGTALCDVGAGAGFPSLPMKILLPSLKVTIVDSLNKRIKFLQGLVDELGLSDVELVHDRAETFGAKKSPYRASFALVTARAVARLSVLSELCLPLVKQGGHFIALKAAHTEQELANGRQAIAVLGGKLLEDQQFTLPITGDERHLVVIEKKKETPNKYPRKPGTPSKDPIGEK
- a CDS encoding GNAT family N-acetyltransferase, which translates into the protein MQPTIRPVSAFTPQHYDLLLLADPSFKSIASYLSSSTAFEMVSTNRPIGIIVVHSLANQVAEIMNLAVSPAFQGRHYGSQLLEFAIDHASKAGYHKLQIKTGSTSFAQLYLYQKWGFRCTKVLRDHFVDPAYYPEPIYENHLHLRDAIVLERPLPRR
- the rihC gene encoding ribonucleoside hydrolase RihC encodes the protein MTTKIIMDTDPGIDDAAAISVAINNPEIELELITTVAGNVTVDKTTKNALKLVKFFNAGVPVASGAEQPLLKPFEDAARVHGESGMPGYDFGEEPAEVPANNAVEVLYQTIMANDEPITLVPTGSYTNIALLLKEHPDVKGKIKKIVAMGGAIGMGNMTSAAEFNVFTDPHAAEIVYQSGIPVVMVGLDVTMKALLTPETIATIKTLGKPGEMLGAIFTHYYEGNEGGIPMHDVNTLAYTLNPEMYQTEAYWVDVVTEGPAIGETVADIRGAYHDGKTNAEVCVDIDAAAFNEWFIAEVKKMRA
- a CDS encoding NupC/NupG family nucleoside CNT transporter, which translates into the protein MYLAVNVIGIIVFLGVAVLFSKDRKHIDWKSVGIMVVINIVLAWFLVNSTVGINAVKAAADGFKGLVDISYKGISFALADWVDVKQMNFVTSALLPILMIVPLFDILTYIGVLPWIIKWVGKGLSFITRQPKFESFFAVEMMFLGNTEALAVSGLQLRQMKSARLVTIAMMSMSCVTASILGSYLLMMPGQYIIAAVPINIINAIIVTTVLNPVSVTEEEDTIAKIGSSADTGATTETIESGSEEVAEETVTKKPAREPFFSFLGDSILGAGRLILIITANVIAFVALAALIDALLGKINPALSLENILGVIMFPFAWLLGFDPSHAFQMAQYMGTKLVTNEFVVMGKVSPILKHFTPHFLATLTVFLTSFANFSTTGMIIGAFKGLVDREKNDVISKNVGYMLLSGILVSLLSAGFIGVFVW